AGGCGGTAAACACAAAAAGGCAAAAACGCCGCCCGCTTGAAAAACCGATGCGAGCGGCGTTTAGCCAGCCAAGGGAAGGTGATGCAAAATCCCAGCGAGCACTAGTATGCACAGACTGTAACACGATTTTGTGTCGGGGAAAGGGACACCCGCCAGACGAGTACCTGCTATCTCGCAGCAGGGTATTGTGTGTGAGCAGACTTGGTGGAGACGCACGCATTGCTAAGCGCTCATGTCACGGCATGCACAACGTCATATTCTGGCCGCCGCCAAAGCTCCCGCGTAAATACCCGCTCGATCACCTCGATTGCTCTCATCACTTCGGCCTTGCCGATATAAAGCGGGGTGATACCGAACCGCATGATGTCGGGCGCCCGAAAGTCGCCGATCACGCCATGGGCAATCAGGGCTTGCATCGCTGCGTAGCCCCTTTCAAATGCGAACGAAACCTGTGAGCCTCGCTCTTCATGCGAGCGCGGCGTCACCAGCCTGAGCTGCGGGCAGAGACGCTCGACTTCGCCAATCAGCAGATCGGCGAGCTCGAGCGAGCGAGCGCGGACTTCATGCATGTCGATGCGGTCCCAGATATCGAGCGAGGCTTCCAGCGCTGCCATAGCGAGCACGGGCGGAGTGCCGATCCTCATGCGCTCAATGCCAACTGCTGGTGCATAGCCGAGATCGAAGGCGAAGGGCTTGGCGTGGCCCATCCAGCCCGACAGAGCAGGCCGCGCGTGATCAGCATGGCGCGGCGCAATGTAGAGAAACGCCGGCGCCCCAGGGCCGCCGTTGAGATACTTGTAGGTGCATCCGGCCGCGAAGTCGGCGCCAACGCGTGCGAGATCGACGGGCAACGCGCCGGTAGAATGTGCGAGGTCCCAGACAGTGACGATGCCCAGTGCGTGGGCTCTTGCGGTGAGCTCGGCCATGTTATGACGCCGCCCCGTGCGATAGTCCACCTCCGTGATATAGAGCACCGCGATTTCCTCGGACAGCGATTCCTCTATCTCCTCAGGCCGAACGAGCCGCAATTGGTGCCCGCGTCCCAAGGTCGCGATCAAGCCTTCGGCCATATAAAGATCGGTCGGGAAATTGCCGGTATCCGACAACACGATTTTGCGATCACGATTCATCTCGAGCGCGGCGGAGAGCGCCTGATAGACCTTCAACGACAGCGTATCGCCAACGGTGACAGACCCAGTTTCAGCGCCAATAAGCCGTGCAATCCGATCACCCAGCTTGCGCGGCTGCACATACCAGCCGGCAGTATTCCAGGCGCGGATCAGCTCGACGCCCCACTGCTGCTGGATGACGCGGCCCATTCGATCAGCCGTGCTAAGCGGCAGCGGACCAAGCGAATTGCCATCCAGATATGTCACACCGTCCGGAATGTTGAACAGCGGCTTTGTCTGTTCGTAAACGCGCAATCTGTTTTCTGTAGTGCTCATAGGACCGTTCGGACGCGCCAGAGTTCCGGGAATAGTTCGACCTCCAGCATTCGCTTGAGATAGCTGACGCCGCCGGTGCCTCCCGTACCTCGTTTGAAGCCGATGATGCGCTCCACGGTGGTCACATGGTTAAAGCGCCAACGGCGGAAATAGTCCTCGAAGTCGACGAGCTTCTCAGCAAGCTCGTAGAGCAGCCAATGCGTTTCCGGCGCCTCATAGACACAGCGCCAGGCCTCGACCACTGCATCGTTGAGGCGATGCGTTTCACGGACATCACGTTCCAGTACGGAGCGCGGAATCGCAAGCCCCTTGCGGTTGCCGAGGCGCAGCACCTCGTCGTACAGGCTTGGGATTGTGAGCTCCCTCTCAAGAAGCCGTGTCGCCTCCGCATCATGCGCGTGCGGCTTCAGCATGGCTGGATTGCGATTGCCCAAAACATATTCGATGAGGCGGTACTGACGGGATTGGAAGCCGGACGACTGTCCGAGCTTCGCCCGGAAATGCGTATACTCGCTTGGCGTCATCGTGCGCAGCACGTCCCATGCGCTGTTCAACTGTTCGAAGATACGTGAGACGCGCGCCAGCATTTTCATTGCCGGCGCGACGGCGTCGCGTGCAATCGCGTCGCGGGCCGCACCCAATTCATGAATGGCAAGTCGCATCCAGAGCTCCGAGGCCTGATGCTGCACAATGAACAGCATCTCATCGTGCGCATCCGACAGCGGATGCTGCGCGCTGAGAATGGTCTCCAATCGCAGATAATCGCTATAGGACATCCGCGCAGCGAAATTCGTTTCTGCGCCTTCTGCTGTTGGATCGTAGTCATTGTTGGCCATCGCGGGCGTCCTTAGTCAGACCGATCAGACAAGGGGTGAGCTCTGACCAGGGATCTCTTAGTGGGACGACTGCGCCTGCAGGGGTTGCGATTTGGCTCGACGACGAGACGACTCGGAACCTCCCGCCTGATCCGGACATCCCCCATCAGCTCGGCTTGGCAACTTAAGCTGAGACGTTCACCGCCGCCCACCCGCGCTGCGAGCGTGCCAAATTGCGCATTCATCGTCGCTGTTCCATCATCTGCCGGTCGACGATTTATGCAGATCTTTCGAACTGCGGCTGCCAACGCAAGAGGTATGATTGCAAATATTGTACAAGCAGCGCCAGCATGGTTCCGACGATCATCATTATAAAGATCGCGACCATCATTTCGCTGGCATTGGCGCGTGCCTCTGCCTCAATGATGAGCTTGCCGAGGCCACGTTCAGCGCCGATAAACTCTCCGACGATCACGCCGACAAGTGCAAACGACACTGCAGGGAGCAGAGACGCGAACACCCAGGCCAGCGCAGACGGAATGACAACGGTACGCAAGATGGTCAGCTCGCTCGCGCCCAATAGGCGGGCGGCGGCAATTTGATCTCTGTCGACCGCCCGCGTGCCTTCGAACGTATTAAAGAACACGATGAAGAACACGACGAGTGCGGCGGTCACCACCTTCGACACATCGCCAAGGCCAAACATGAGAATGATCAGTGGCACGAGCGCGATGCGTGGGATCGAATTGAACGCCAGAATGAACGGTCCAAATATGCGCGCAAGAACGTCCGAGCGTCCGAGGAGGAGGCCAACGACGATGCCGGCGGCCGAGCCGAACAGAAATCCCCACCAAGTATTCTTCAGCGTGACAAGCGTCGCTATCCAAAGATTGTTATCGGCATTCCTGAAGCAGACCAGAAAATCCGATGGGTCGTTGAGGCAGCTAAGCCGCAAGAAGCTCTGCCAGATCAATGACGGCTTCGCCACGAAATACGGGTCGAGAATCTTGGGAACATAGGCTCTTGGCAGAACTGCTTTGCTCCATTCAAAGCCCCATTGCCAAATCACAAGCAGAAAAGCGAAAATTGCGATCTGCCAGAGCACGATCACCTGACGACGGGTAGCCATGATCAATCGGCCTTGGTACGGCGAAACTCTTCGCCAAGCGAATGCCAGATGTGAGAATACAGGCGGCCGAATTCGGCCGTTTCGCGCAACCCGACTGGATCTCGCGGACGAGGAAAGGGCACCTGGAAGTCATCCTTCAGCCGTCCGGGCCTTGCGGACAGGACGATGATGCGGCTGGCCAGTGTAAGCGCCTCGCCGAGGTCGTGAGTTACGAACAGCACAGTCTGCCGTTCGCGCTCCCAGATATCGAGCAATGTCTTGTGCATTTCCAGCTTGGTATGAGTATCAAGCGCGCCGAAAGGCTCATCCATCAGGAGAATTTCAGGTTCGAGGATGAGGGTGCGCATTAAGGCCACCCGCTGACGCATCCCGCCCGAAAGCATCCGAGGAAAGCTCTGGCCGAAGCCAGTCAACCCGGCCTTTCCAATCGCATCGGCAACCCGCGCGGAACGCTCCGTCTTCGTGATACCGGAGATTTCGAGCCCGTAGCCGATATTCTGCTCGACCGTTCGCCAAGGAAATAGTGTGTCGCGCTGAAACACGTAACCGACGTTGGAATTTACCTTGCCGGTATCAACTAAGTCGCCGTCGACGAGAATTCGGCCGCCTGAATGTGGCAAGAGCCCGGCCACCATGTTGAGGATCGTGCTCTTTCCGCAGCCGGAGGGGCCGAGCAAGGCAACGAATTCGCCTTGGCGAACCTCGAATGATACATTGTCGACGGCAGCAAAATCGCCTCGACCGGCGCTGAAGCGCTTAACTAGTCCTTGCACAGCAATCCGAGTGCGACCAGCGTCCGCATTCGTCGTTTCTCGGGCAACGGCGAGGCTGGGGCCAGGCGCGGACATCACTTGTATTTTGCCTTCGCTACATTGAGAAAGCTCATATCGACAACGTCCTCGTATGCAGTCTCCGGAATTTCTGTACCCTTGCGGGACCAAATTCTGCTGCCCCGATCATAGGCGGCTTTGTCGATGTTTCCGTCATATGCCCAAGTCAATTTGTCAAAGCCAAGCTCTGCGCTAACGGCGGTGGGATCGATTCCAGAAAACCACTTGGGCGCAACCAGTGCCTGGACTTCGGCGAGCGGCGTCGTTTTGACCCACTTCATCGCCCGATAAATCGCGTTCACGAAGGCCTGTACCGTCGGCTTGTCCTGCTCGATCGTGTCCGCCAGCGTGTAGACGACCAGCACCGGAACCGTGCCCCCGAAATCTTTCTCAAACATCCCCGGTTGGGAGG
The window above is part of the Bradyrhizobium guangdongense genome. Proteins encoded here:
- the kynU gene encoding kynureninase → MSTTENRLRVYEQTKPLFNIPDGVTYLDGNSLGPLPLSTADRMGRVIQQQWGVELIRAWNTAGWYVQPRKLGDRIARLIGAETGSVTVGDTLSLKVYQALSAALEMNRDRKIVLSDTGNFPTDLYMAEGLIATLGRGHQLRLVRPEEIEESLSEEIAVLYITEVDYRTGRRHNMAELTARAHALGIVTVWDLAHSTGALPVDLARVGADFAAGCTYKYLNGGPGAPAFLYIAPRHADHARPALSGWMGHAKPFAFDLGYAPAVGIERMRIGTPPVLAMAALEASLDIWDRIDMHEVRARSLELADLLIGEVERLCPQLRLVTPRSHEERGSQVSFAFERGYAAMQALIAHGVIGDFRAPDIMRFGITPLYIGKAEVMRAIEVIERVFTRELWRRPEYDVVHAVT
- a CDS encoding ABC transporter permease, which produces MATRRQVIVLWQIAIFAFLLVIWQWGFEWSKAVLPRAYVPKILDPYFVAKPSLIWQSFLRLSCLNDPSDFLVCFRNADNNLWIATLVTLKNTWWGFLFGSAAGIVVGLLLGRSDVLARIFGPFILAFNSIPRIALVPLIILMFGLGDVSKVVTAALVVFFIVFFNTFEGTRAVDRDQIAAARLLGASELTILRTVVIPSALAWVFASLLPAVSFALVGVIVGEFIGAERGLGKLIIEAEARANASEMMVAIFIMMIVGTMLALLVQYLQSYLLRWQPQFERSA
- the kynA gene encoding tryptophan 2,3-dioxygenase, coding for MANNDYDPTAEGAETNFAARMSYSDYLRLETILSAQHPLSDAHDEMLFIVQHQASELWMRLAIHELGAARDAIARDAVAPAMKMLARVSRIFEQLNSAWDVLRTMTPSEYTHFRAKLGQSSGFQSRQYRLIEYVLGNRNPAMLKPHAHDAEATRLLERELTIPSLYDEVLRLGNRKGLAIPRSVLERDVRETHRLNDAVVEAWRCVYEAPETHWLLYELAEKLVDFEDYFRRWRFNHVTTVERIIGFKRGTGGTGGVSYLKRMLEVELFPELWRVRTVL
- a CDS encoding ABC transporter ATP-binding protein — its product is MSAPGPSLAVARETTNADAGRTRIAVQGLVKRFSAGRGDFAAVDNVSFEVRQGEFVALLGPSGCGKSTILNMVAGLLPHSGGRILVDGDLVDTGKVNSNVGYVFQRDTLFPWRTVEQNIGYGLEISGITKTERSARVADAIGKAGLTGFGQSFPRMLSGGMRQRVALMRTLILEPEILLMDEPFGALDTHTKLEMHKTLLDIWERERQTVLFVTHDLGEALTLASRIIVLSARPGRLKDDFQVPFPRPRDPVGLRETAEFGRLYSHIWHSLGEEFRRTKAD